From a region of the Paenibacillus sp. R14(2021) genome:
- a CDS encoding tyrosine-type recombinase/integrase, which translates to MKQAGYTAATQKEYTREVLAYLASLDGLDVDKAGKMHIIGFLVAKQDSTGDRTRNRTLSAIRSFYTALADFELATRNPALEVKKSKTEKNKKPVYLEEEELVESLAFIEGRYRDRNIAIFLLMSYCGLRVGEVHRLNLKDFKKTKGTIEVFGKGRKWNEIPVPEVLLSVLDEVEKDRITPYRAKEEAFFVSQKGQRLSIRQIQKIAEQTFAAFKAHNPKVTDMKLSCHKLRHTFATMLLKNGVDIRVVKELLGHASIETTMIYTHVNDNQKKQAMSTIHIPLHAIG; encoded by the coding sequence ATGAAACAAGCAGGCTACACGGCTGCGACGCAGAAGGAATATACAAGAGAAGTTCTTGCCTATCTGGCGTCATTGGACGGGCTGGATGTAGATAAAGCCGGAAAAATGCATATCATCGGATTTCTGGTCGCGAAGCAAGACTCGACTGGCGACCGAACACGGAATCGAACGTTATCTGCGATTCGCTCTTTTTACACCGCACTGGCGGATTTTGAATTGGCCACACGCAATCCGGCGCTGGAGGTCAAGAAATCCAAGACGGAGAAAAACAAAAAGCCGGTTTACCTCGAAGAAGAGGAGCTGGTCGAGAGCCTAGCGTTTATCGAAGGCCGTTACCGTGACCGGAACATTGCGATCTTCTTGCTGATGAGCTATTGCGGCCTGCGCGTAGGCGAGGTGCATCGGTTGAACCTGAAGGATTTCAAGAAGACAAAGGGGACGATCGAGGTATTCGGTAAGGGAAGGAAGTGGAACGAGATTCCAGTTCCCGAGGTACTGCTGTCCGTGCTGGATGAAGTCGAGAAGGACAGAATTACGCCTTACCGTGCGAAGGAAGAAGCGTTCTTCGTATCGCAGAAAGGGCAGCGGCTGTCCATCCGCCAAATTCAGAAGATCGCCGAGCAGACGTTCGCAGCGTTCAAGGCCCATAATCCCAAGGTCACGGATATGAAGCTATCCTGCCATAAGCTGAGGCATACATTTGCTACGATGCTGCTCAAGAACGGGGTAGATATTCGCGTGGTGAAGGAGCTGCTGGGTCACGCATCGATTGAAACCACGATGATTTACACACATGTGAACGATAATCAGAAGAAGCAGGCCATGTCGACGATTCATATTCCTTTGCACGCGATCGGGTAA
- a CDS encoding alcohol dehydrogenase catalytic domain-containing protein, with protein MARIGRRIIQYRFGDPQEVLEVESATFDQPLVEGEVLVRITRSVIHPGDLQLIATKYSDSSEKLPEGRVPGLEAAGVIEDAAQGALDGTGLTMGMRVAFFYPGAWQSYVAVPAQALVALPDEISDVIATQLLINTITARHVLRAGLRELEPRPRRLIQTGASSSVAKMITYFALQQGIDPIRLVRSTHSGEHLERELPGGNVIATDVDGWQAEVRKAAGEDIVLAVDGVGGDMLTGLFGLLAVKGRIVSYGSLASGPSDMTALTVKSLTLVGATIMTWQEDTTADERMQDMKAAIEVGSNSKPMFSSYKELDLSDIKHAVEAVTAPGKKGNVVLKFE; from the coding sequence ATGGCACGCATAGGAAGACGCATCATCCAGTATCGCTTCGGCGATCCTCAAGAGGTTCTTGAGGTGGAGTCCGCGACTTTTGACCAACCACTTGTCGAAGGCGAGGTGCTGGTCAGGATCACAAGGAGCGTGATTCATCCAGGTGATCTCCAGCTGATTGCCACAAAGTACTCCGATTCGTCGGAAAAGCTGCCCGAAGGTCGGGTGCCTGGCCTCGAGGCGGCAGGAGTCATCGAGGATGCCGCGCAGGGAGCACTGGATGGAACCGGTTTGACGATGGGCATGCGCGTGGCGTTCTTCTACCCGGGAGCATGGCAGAGCTATGTAGCTGTACCTGCCCAGGCTTTGGTGGCATTGCCCGATGAGATTTCGGACGTAATCGCGACCCAGCTGCTCATCAATACCATCACAGCCCGGCATGTGCTTCGAGCGGGCTTGCGTGAACTAGAGCCGCGCCCGAGGCGGCTGATTCAGACCGGCGCATCATCTTCTGTGGCCAAAATGATCACTTACTTTGCCCTTCAGCAGGGAATCGACCCCATTCGCCTTGTACGCTCCACCCATTCAGGCGAACATTTGGAAAGGGAGCTGCCTGGCGGAAACGTGATCGCAACCGACGTGGATGGCTGGCAGGCTGAGGTCCGCAAAGCAGCCGGAGAAGACATCGTGCTGGCGGTTGACGGGGTCGGCGGCGACATGCTAACCGGACTATTCGGCCTGTTGGCCGTCAAAGGCCGCATCGTTTCCTATGGATCCTTGGCGAGTGGACCGTCAGACATGACCGCTTTAACGGTAAAGTCGCTTACACTGGTCGGGGCAACGATCATGACTTGGCAAGAAGATACGACGGCAGATGAGCGGATGCAAGACATGAAAGCCGCCATCGAGGTGGGAAGCAATTCGAAGCCCATGTTCTCAAGCTATAAGGAACTCGATCTATCCGATATCAAGCATGCCGTGGAAGCTGTTACTGCGCCTGGGAAAAAAGGCAACGTCGTTTTGAAATTCGAATAG
- a CDS encoding NADPH-dependent F420 reductase yields MKFGFIGAGVVAQTLAKHLLLHGHEVMLSNSRGPETLSELVSSLGAGAKSGTPSEAAEQDYVILSVAWSQVPAALSMVPDWTGRVLIDATNRFDNMDSLGDLSEVNSSEIVAQYAPGARVIKAFNTVPMQWIQDYTEKKPKTVLFVSGDDSPTKQVFQEIWEGIGFACIDLGPLSQGGSLQQIGGPLAGLNLNFLEKFCV; encoded by the coding sequence ATGAAATTTGGCTTTATTGGAGCAGGAGTCGTTGCTCAAACGCTGGCGAAGCATCTGTTGCTGCACGGCCACGAAGTCATGCTGAGTAATAGCCGTGGTCCCGAAACGTTGTCGGAGCTGGTAAGTTCGCTCGGTGCTGGCGCGAAATCTGGAACGCCATCAGAAGCAGCTGAGCAGGACTACGTCATTTTGAGCGTAGCGTGGTCGCAAGTTCCTGCAGCTTTGTCGATGGTTCCTGATTGGACAGGCCGGGTTCTTATTGATGCTACCAACCGTTTTGACAATATGGATTCCCTTGGTGACTTGTCAGAAGTGAATTCCAGTGAAATCGTAGCGCAATATGCTCCGGGCGCTCGTGTAATCAAAGCTTTCAACACCGTTCCGATGCAATGGATTCAGGATTATACGGAAAAGAAGCCGAAGACGGTCCTTTTCGTATCTGGAGACGACAGCCCGACAAAACAAGTTTTCCAAGAAATCTGGGAGGGAATTGGTTTTGCATGCATTGATCTCGGCCCCTTAAGCCAAGGCGGTAGTCTTCAGCAAATAGGCGGTCCTCTTGCTGGGTTGAATTTGAATTTCTTGGAGAAATTCTGCGTCTGA
- a CDS encoding NADH:flavin oxidoreductase, which produces MTTPKKLLSTYNLGSLTLKNRAVVAPMTRTSAEKNGNANDRMARYYQSYAAGGFGLVITEGTYPDEEYSQGYSFQPGIANVEHVGAWKQVTEAVHAKGGKIILQIAHAGALAIGNIYKEGTVAPSAVKPFGEQSPAFGGDGGEYLTPKELTREEIKAIIASFAEAALRAEQAGFDGVEIHAAAGYLLDEFLTDFTNLRQDEYGGSTENRVRFTTEIIRAVKEKVGQRIVVGVRISQAKANYFVHKWANGEEDARIIFEAIGAEKPDYIHITEYNAHAPAFGDSGSTLVELAKKYGNTTIIANGQLDQPEDAERALEAGSDLISLGKAALANHDWVVKAEKGLPLESSLENILGPTPSLKDQELYGHAE; this is translated from the coding sequence ATGACAACGCCTAAAAAACTTCTTTCCACATATAATCTAGGAAGTCTTACCTTGAAAAACCGAGCAGTAGTTGCCCCGATGACTCGCACTTCTGCCGAAAAGAATGGAAATGCAAACGATAGAATGGCGCGATATTATCAAAGCTATGCTGCGGGTGGATTTGGTCTTGTGATTACCGAAGGAACATACCCAGATGAAGAATACAGTCAAGGATATAGTTTTCAACCAGGAATCGCAAATGTTGAGCATGTCGGAGCTTGGAAACAAGTAACTGAAGCTGTTCATGCTAAGGGTGGTAAAATTATATTGCAAATTGCCCATGCTGGTGCTCTCGCTATAGGTAATATTTATAAAGAAGGGACAGTGGCTCCTTCGGCTGTGAAGCCATTTGGTGAGCAATCACCAGCATTTGGAGGTGATGGCGGCGAGTATTTAACGCCGAAGGAACTTACACGAGAAGAAATCAAAGCTATCATAGCCAGTTTTGCGGAAGCAGCTTTAAGAGCTGAACAAGCAGGGTTCGACGGGGTAGAGATTCACGCGGCAGCCGGTTATTTATTGGACGAATTTTTGACAGATTTCACAAATCTACGTCAAGATGAATATGGCGGATCAACTGAGAACCGTGTACGTTTTACAACCGAAATTATTAGAGCCGTCAAGGAAAAAGTGGGTCAACGTATTGTTGTCGGCGTTCGAATATCGCAGGCTAAAGCCAATTACTTTGTGCACAAGTGGGCAAACGGTGAAGAAGACGCCCGAATCATTTTCGAAGCCATTGGCGCAGAAAAGCCCGATTATATCCACATCACTGAATATAATGCCCATGCACCGGCCTTCGGGGATAGTGGTTCGACACTAGTTGAATTAGCGAAAAAATATGGAAATACGACTATTATTGCTAATGGGCAACTGGATCAGCCAGAGGATGCCGAAAGGGCGCTGGAAGCAGGTTCAGATTTGATTTCACTAGGAAAAGCCGCACTAGCTAATCATGACTGGGTGGTCAAAGCAGAGAAGGGTCTTCCGTTGGAATCATCTTTAGAGAATATTTTGGGTCCTACACCTAGTCTAAAAGACCAAGAATTATATGGGCATGCGGAGTAA
- a CDS encoding TetR/AcrR family transcriptional regulator, translating into MSRPREFDFDKVLHQLMLTFWTKGYKGTSLEDLIAASKLKKQSLYGAYGDKHTLFLKTLQLYRIQTLEQMRELLNREDSAAKALELWKSSLLTPSDCYPKGCFIVNVALEFGTDDLEVKTEIEAMFKESENLLEEVIVRGQIQNEISKNFPASIIAKSLANTQHGLRILVKAGEENQKIKDLLDYAINSILIVSPN; encoded by the coding sequence ATGAGCAGACCAAGAGAATTTGATTTTGATAAAGTGCTTCACCAATTGATGTTGACCTTCTGGACCAAAGGGTATAAGGGTACTTCTTTGGAAGATTTGATAGCTGCCAGCAAATTAAAAAAACAGAGTCTTTATGGAGCTTACGGTGATAAACATACTTTGTTTTTGAAAACACTTCAGCTCTATAGAATTCAAACCCTTGAACAAATGCGTGAGTTATTAAACCGAGAGGATTCAGCTGCGAAAGCATTAGAATTATGGAAATCATCTCTCCTTACTCCAAGTGACTGCTATCCCAAAGGATGTTTTATTGTAAACGTAGCTCTGGAATTTGGAACAGATGATTTAGAGGTAAAGACTGAAATTGAAGCGATGTTTAAGGAATCTGAGAATTTATTGGAGGAAGTTATTGTTCGTGGTCAGATACAAAATGAGATTAGTAAAAATTTCCCAGCAAGTATAATAGCGAAGAGTTTAGCAAATACACAACACGGTCTCCGAATATTAGTGAAAGCTGGAGAAGAAAATCAAAAAATCAAAGATCTTCTAGACTATGCTATAAACTCTATTCTCATTGTCTCCCCTAATTGA
- a CDS encoding WG repeat-containing protein translates to MRASGFSSGTAVVSTTSGYGVIDSNGDVIIPYEYERLGTFHNDLAPAKPYGKKYGYIDKCNNLIISNEWDKANIFFEGLAIVELNGKCGFINKNGDIKIPLKYKYVDHFSEGLAVFQRNGKYGFMNYDGVVVIDPIYKDAEPFGGGIAQIRLGKLWGYIDRNGIFATKYLKSTETAILYHGEVPGHLNKDLVVRFFPHNL, encoded by the coding sequence TTGCGGGCGTCAGGGTTTTCTAGTGGTACGGCAGTTGTCTCAACGACTTCAGGTTATGGGGTTATAGATTCAAATGGTGATGTTATAATCCCTTACGAATATGAACGTTTAGGAACTTTTCATAATGATCTAGCTCCAGCAAAACCATATGGAAAAAAGTATGGCTACATCGACAAGTGCAATAATCTTATTATCAGCAATGAATGGGATAAAGCAAATATATTCTTTGAAGGATTGGCAATAGTCGAATTAAACGGTAAGTGTGGTTTTATTAACAAGAATGGAGACATTAAAATTCCTTTGAAGTATAAATATGTAGATCATTTTTCTGAAGGGTTAGCTGTTTTTCAGCGGAATGGTAAATATGGTTTCATGAATTATGATGGGGTAGTCGTTATTGATCCTATTTATAAAGACGCTGAGCCGTTTGGAGGAGGGATCGCCCAAATTAGGTTAGGAAAGCTTTGGGGATATATAGATCGTAACGGAATATTTGCAACTAAATATTTAAAATCAACTGAGACAGCTATTCTATATCATGGCGAGGTTCCAGGTCACCTTAATAAGGATTTAGTAGTTCGATTTTTTCCACACAACCTATGA
- a CDS encoding WG repeat-containing protein, which produces MRSVNLTSLFGFIDEHNQVIIDPIYEDATMFYNNRAIVSSAGHFLMIDRIIE; this is translated from the coding sequence ATGAGGAGTGTTAATTTGACATCACTTTTTGGTTTTATTGACGAACATAATCAAGTAATAATTGATCCCATTTATGAAGATGCGACAATGTTTTATAACAATAGAGCAATAGTATCTAGTGCTGGGCATTTCCTTATGATTGATAGAATAATAGAGTAA